The following proteins are encoded in a genomic region of Brachyspira pilosicoli:
- a CDS encoding ankyrin repeat domain-containing protein gives MKRIILLFCLSACLYAQEFDYLLPDDFYTNEYKEYYTNDKEEHIENKKTNTPTKPTIFDYINPSYKIKDTIITLQDYLNKGGDINATNTNGNTILMQASAIGYYDLVDYIIDKKAEINTTNSNGENALILSADYPYILNLLIENNADVNAIDNKGKTALLTAAEKGNIMSVQLLIKEKSNINQKDILGKNILMYAVESENLDLVKYLVEKVKVDINEKDDWGQNAIFYVTKIEIARYLIYNDIDYKSRNSIGLKAHEVLKYNNKINVSNYLQKLYNDE, from the coding sequence TTGAAAAGAATAATATTATTATTTTGTTTAAGTGCTTGTTTATACGCTCAAGAATTTGATTATCTCTTGCCTGATGATTTTTACACAAATGAATATAAAGAATACTACACCAATGATAAAGAAGAGCATATAGAAAACAAAAAAACAAACACTCCCACAAAACCAACTATATTTGACTATATAAACCCTTCATACAAAATAAAAGATACAATAATAACCCTGCAAGACTATCTCAATAAAGGCGGAGATATTAATGCTACAAACACAAACGGCAATACTATTTTAATGCAAGCTTCTGCAATAGGATATTATGATTTAGTTGACTATATAATAGATAAAAAAGCAGAAATAAATACTACAAACTCAAATGGTGAAAATGCTTTAATACTATCAGCAGATTATCCATATATATTAAATCTTCTAATAGAAAATAATGCAGATGTAAATGCTATAGACAATAAAGGAAAAACAGCTCTTCTTACTGCTGCCGAAAAAGGCAATATTATGTCTGTGCAGTTATTAATCAAAGAAAAAAGCAATATTAATCAAAAAGATATTTTGGGTAAAAACATATTGATGTATGCTGTTGAAAGTGAAAATTTAGATTTGGTAAAATATTTAGTAGAGAAAGTAAAAGTGGATATTAACGAAAAAGATGATTGGGGACAAAATGCTATATTTTATGTTACAAAAATAGAAATAGCTAGATATTTAATTTATAATGATATAGATTATAAAAGCAGAAACTCAATTGGATTAAAAGCTCATGAAGTATTAAAATATAATAATAAAATAAATGTATCTAACTATTTACAAAAATTATATAATGATGAATAA